The Ahaetulla prasina isolate Xishuangbanna chromosome 4, ASM2864084v1, whole genome shotgun sequence genome has a window encoding:
- the TMUB1 gene encoding transmembrane and ubiquitin-like domain-containing protein 1, which translates to MALVEGVGDEVTALAALVAALGLLGLAWFSTRTGERGDGALPAAPARRDQPRPAAPRPDQPRPRPRDGGGAREGEEGEEEEEEGGSGSPFVLRLKFLNETERLARVRPRDTVGALKRLYFPGQEQLVRLIYQGQLLRDDAQTLAALHLTNNSVLHCHVAQHRPPPVAANAGPRNDAEAAHAALNVGSLMMPLLVLMLAALWYFQLQHRHVFTATATTCLAGLTLVFSFVAFAVYRR; encoded by the exons ATGGCGCTAGTGGAGGGCGTCGGGGACGAGGTGACGGCGCTGGCGGCGCTGGTGGCGGCTCTGGGGCTGCTGGGGCTGGCCTGGTTCTCTACGCGGACAGGCGAGCGGGGGGACGGCGCCCTCCCCGCCGCCCCCGCCCGCCGGGACCAGCCCCGCCCCGCCGCCCCCCGCCCAGACCAGCCGCGCCCGCGCCCCAGGGACGGCGGAGGGGcccgggagggggaggaaggggaggaggaggaggaggaggggggctcGGGGTCCCCCTTCGTGCTGCGGCTCAAGTTCCTGAACGAGACGGAGCGGCTGGCCAGGGTCCGCCCCAGGGACACGGTGGGCGCCCTCAAGAG GCTCTACTTCCCAGGCCAGGAGCAGCTGGTCCGCCTCATCTACCAGGGCCAGCTCCTCAGGGACGACGCCCAGACTTTGGCCGCCCTGCACCTCACCAACAACAGCGTGCTCCACTGCCACGTTGCCCAGCACCGGCCTCCGCCAGTCGCTGCCAATGCCGGCCCCCGGAACGACGCCGAAGCAGCCCACGCCGCCCTGAACGTGGGCAGCCTGATGATGCCCCTCCTGGTGCTGATGCTGGCTGCCCTATGGTACTTCCAGCTGCAGCACCGCCACGTCTTCACTGCCACAGCCACAACCTGCCTGGCCGGCCTCACCCTGGTCTTCAGCTTCGTGGCCTTTGCCGTCTACCGCAGATGA